The Bradyrhizobium sp. CCGB01 genome segment CAGTCGACCATCTCGTTCTTCCGCATCGAGCATGCCGGCCGCGACGAGCGCGCGCCCGCGCCGATCGACCGGGCGGTCACCCAGCTCCGTGCCAAGGCCGCGCACATGGCGGCTGCGGATCGCGGCGCGAAGAAGTCCGCGCCTGCCCGCAAGCCGGCGCGCGCGATGAAGGTCGCCAGCGGCGGCGGCTTCGCATTCGACATGCATGACGGCGAGGACGATCGCGACGCCGAGTTCCAACGCTGATCTACCGGTCCGGCCTCGTGCCGGACCGCGCCTATTCGCAAACCTTGGGACCTCTGGACTGCATCATGGCCGCAACCTCGCAATATCTGACGCTCGGGCTCGCCGGCGAGACGTTCGGCATCAGCATCCGCAATGTCCGGGAAATTCTCGATATGCGGCCGATCTCACGGCTGCCACATGCGCCGAATTTCCTGCTCGGCATGATCGACGTGCGCGGGAGCGGCTATCCGATCGTCGACCTCCGCACCAAGCTCGGCCTGCCGACCGTGGAGGCGACTGAAGCGACCCGCATCATCATCCTCGACGTGCCGATGAAGGATCGCCTGGTCGGCGTCGGCTTCGTCGCCGATTGCGTGTTCGAGGTCACCGACATCGACGAGCAGGCGATCGAGCCCATCCCCGAAGTCGGCGGCAAATGGCAGTCCGACTATGCCGCCGGCATCGGCCGCAAGGGTGAGAAATTCGTCGTCATCTTCGATCTCGCCAAGCTGATGGCGAACGACGAGATCCCTGAAGGGCGCGATACGTCGCGCGCCGCCTGAGTTTGCAAGTGTGAAGCGTGATCGAGCGTAAGCACCCCAATTCGAACCAACGAGACTGACATGAGATTCACCGTCAAAGCCAAGCTTGCCAGCGCCTTCGGCGTCGTCATCCTGCTCTCCATGATCGCGGGCGCGGTCGGCTACATGAAGCTGGCGGACATGGTCGGCACCACCGAGCTTCTGGTCAGCCGTGCAGGCCGGATGGAAAAGGCCGCCGAGCTGAAGGAAGGCATCCTGTTCCTCGTGCGCGCCGAGAAGAACTCGATCCTCGCGGCGTCCGACGCAGAGCACGATCAGTTCCGGGCCGATCTCATCAAGAACCGCGACGCGGTCGCCAAGTCCAAGGACGAGATCTACGCGGCCGCCAGCGAAAGCGGCAAGAAGCTGATGGAGAGCTTCAACGTCGCGTTCGCCAAGCTGAACGCCTATCAAGACGAGACGGTCCAGCTTGCAAGGACCGACAAGCCGAAAGCGCTGGATCGTTCCATGCACGATGGCCGCAAGGTCGTCGCGGACGCGATCGAAGCGGCCGACGGCTACATCAAGAACGTCAAGAAGAACATGGCCGAACAGGCCGAACAGGCCAAGCAGGATGGCGCCCGCGCCGAACTGATACTGTTGAGCCTAGTCATCGCCTCCTTGCTGATCGCCGCGGTTGCCGCGACCTGGATCGCGCTGAACATCAGCCGCGCGCTGGCGCAGGCCGTGGGCCTTGCCGACGCGGTGGCGATCGGCGATCTCAGCCACAAGATCGAGTCGTCCAGCAACGACGAG includes the following:
- a CDS encoding chemotaxis protein CheW; this encodes MAATSQYLTLGLAGETFGISIRNVREILDMRPISRLPHAPNFLLGMIDVRGSGYPIVDLRTKLGLPTVEATEATRIIILDVPMKDRLVGVGFVADCVFEVTDIDEQAIEPIPEVGGKWQSDYAAGIGRKGEKFVVIFDLAKLMANDEIPEGRDTSRAA